The following DNA comes from Bradyrhizobium sp. SK17.
GGAAGCGATAGCCGGACTCCCCGGCACGAAATCTTGTGGCCGCAGCCGGGAGCGCATAGAACTGACGGGATGCGAAGCCGCAAATCGCGCTCCAGGACGCATCGATGATCAGGAAAGGCGACGACGGAGCTTCGGAAAGGCCGGGAACGCCGACGCTTCAGACCGTCGAACGCGCATTCACCTTCCTGGAGCACGTCGCCGCAAGCAGCGATCCACCGACGGTTCAGCAGGTCGCACAAGCCCTGAGGCTGAACATCACGACCTGCTACCATCTGATGCGGACGCTGGTTGCGCGCGGCTATCTGACCAGGCTGAGCAATGGCACGCTGGTCGTCGGCAACTCGATCGGGCCTTTGTACCGCGCCTATCGCTCAAGGCTGAACGAAACGCAGGAACTCTACGAGATCGTCCGCCAACTGGCCGAGAAGACGTCCGAGACGGCTTTCTTTTCCGCACCCGACGGCGACTCCGTGGTCCTGAAGATCCTGGTCGAGGGCAGCTTGCAGTCGCTCAGGGTCGGCGGTCTGTTCGTGGGTGTCACCGGCAACGAGCATCTGCGAGCATCCAGCCGCGCGATCCTTCCTTATCTCGAGCCGGCGCACCGCGATCGCATCGTCAAGAAGTGCTTTCGCGGCTTCACCGAAGAAGGCCGAGCGCGAGCGGCAAAGGGTTTGTCGGCCGCCATGGACGCAACGCGCCAGCGCGGCTGGGCCCTGGACGCCGAGGAGTCGCAGGTTGACGTCACCGGCGTGGCCGTTCCGATTTTCGACGACCGTCAGAATATCTACGGAGCGCTGGGCATCGTCGTGCCGACGACGCGCTGGAAACCTGCGCAGCGCGCGTTGGTCGATGCCGTGTCGAAGGCCGGCGATCGGGCCATCGAGCTCCTGACCTACGCCAAGATCGCCTGATAAGGGCCACGCGTCACGTGAGCCCGCGCGCGAGACCCGTCGGCGTGCCGCGAATGCCGCGCACCGACGGCAGTGCGCGCTCAGGCGGCTTGCCGGCTGGCAAGGAAATCCAGGATTCTCGGGACCACCTGGTCCGGCGCTTCCAGCATCGGGCTGTGGCCGATCTTCTCCAGCCGCACCAGCCGCGCGTTCGGCAGCCCCGCCACGACCTCGTCGGCCCATTCCGGCGGACGCGGCATATCCTCGGTGCCGGAGAACACCAGGGTCGGCGCCTGGATCTGCGGCAGCAAATTGACGGCGCTCTTTCGGTACAGCACGCCGCGGATCGCCGGCCAGAGCGACAGCGTGCCGGCTTCCATCCTGGCCCGCCAGTGATCGAGCACCGCGCGCTTCGACGCGCTGTTCCGCGAAGTCTCGCCGAACATCACGGCCATCAGCGTTTCGAGATTCTCGCCCTTGAAGCCGCCATCCCTCGTGGAAGCCTCCATCCAGGACTCGGCCCACGCCAATTGCTCAGGGGGCTCCCCCCGTGCCGATGACCCGAGCATCGTCAACGACGCCACCAGATCCGGGCGCTTGGCGGCTACGCGAAGCGCGACATCTCCGCCCATCGATTGCGCCACCACATGCACGGATGGCAGCCCGAGCTCGGCGATCAGCGCCTCGATATCCTCGGCACAAGCCTCCATCGTCACCGTCTCGTCGGTGCTCGGCGCACTCAGTCCCTGGCCACGGAAGTCGGGGCAAATCACCCGATAGCGTCCGCGCGCAGCGGCGACCAGGTCCGCGAACATCGTGCGGTCGAGCCACAGCGAATGCAGGCAGAGCACGGCTGGCAAATTGCTCTCACCGGTATCGTCGATCCAGAGGATGGTGTCGCGAATTCGAAGTCCGGTTGTCCGGCTCATGGTGTTCCTCCTGTGCAGGGAGCACGTGCCGTGCCCCAACGCCTTTGCGCGTTTTTCTGTCGTTGGCCTCGCGAGAGTAGGAAGCAAGCGCGCCTCATGTCAATATTTGAATATAATTTCAAATATTGAAATTCATATGCGTACAAAAGATATGATGCGACGCGCGGGATGCCCCGGTATTCGCTGACATGCTACGCTGAGGGCGATCGAGGTCCGGGATGAACAAAGCAATCTTCGGCAGACATGACGGCGTCTGGCTCAACGAGCCGGAGCACTGGACTGCGGACGGCGATAGCCTCCGTATCGTCACCGGCAATGCCAGCGATTTCTGGCGCGAGACGCATTACGGCTTCACCCGCGACAGCGGGCATTTCCTTGGCTTCCAGACCGCCGACGCCTTCACCGCGGAGCTGCGCGTCCAGGGCAATTTCACCGCACTCTACGATCAGGCCGGCATCATGGTGCGGGTCGACGCGCAGCACTGGGTCAAGGCCGGGATCGAGTTGTCCGACGGCCGTGCGATGCTGTCGAGCGTGCTGACCCACGGGCAATCGGATTGGACGACGGCCCCCTACGCGCACGATGCCGGCGACTTCCGGCTGCGCGCAACGGTTTCGAACGGCGTGCTGCGCCTGCAAGTCTCAACGGACGGCAAGCTTTGGCCGTTAATGCGGCTCGCGCCGTTTCCGAAGGTCAAATCCTATCTGGTGGGGCCGATGGCCTGCACGCCCGAGCGGGCCGGACTCGAGGTCAGCTTCTCCGCGTTCCAACTGACGCCACCGCTCGGCAAGGATCTGCACGATCTCACTTGAGGGACCATCTCGCTCTCTATCCGGGCTGACGGACTGTTGACCACGCGCGCTGGCCCATTAGTCTAGGCTGTCCGCGAGACATAGGCCTCACATCGAGAACGTCGATGGAAGCAGAGGTCTCGCCGATGTCTGCGATCAGACCAAACAAAGAATTCGGGACAAACGCACGGGGTCACCACTCAAGAGCAGCAGGAGGACATATGGTCCAAAAGCGCGACGTTCCCGGTATCCGCCCCTATGATGCTCCCGCCGGCGGCTGGGGTGCCCTCAAGGCCACCGCGATCGCGGTGCGCGATCAGATGGAACTGGTCGAGGCGCCGATCACGCTGCTGCGCACCAACAAGCCCGACGGGTTCGATTGCCCGGGCTGCGCCTGGCCCGACAAGGAGCACACCTCCACCTTCCAGTTCTGCGAAAACGGCGCCAAGGCCGTCACCTGGGAGGCGACCAGCAAGCGCGTCACGCCGGAGTTCTTCGCCGCCCATACCGTCACCGAGCTGCTCGGCTGGAGCGACTTCCATCTCGAGAACGAGGGCCGCCTCACCCACCCGCTCGCCTATGACGCCGCGAGCGACACCTACCAGCCGATCGACTGGGACGACGCGTTCGCGCGGATCGGCGAGACGCTGCGCGCGCTGCCCGATCCCGACATGGCCGAATTCTACACCTCGGGCCGCGCCTCGAACGAAGCCGCCTTCCTGTTCCAGATCTTCGCGCGCGAATACGGCAGCAACAATTTCCCCGATTGCTCGAACATGTGCCACGAGGCGACCAGTGTCGGCCTGCCGCAATCGATCGGCATCGGCAAGGGCACGGTGTCGCTGGACGATTTCGACCATTGCGAGCTGATCATCGCGATGGGCCACAATCCCGGCACCAACCATCCGCGCATGATGGGTACGCTGTGGGAGGTGTCGCGACGCGGCGTGCCGATCATCGTGTTCAATCCCTTGCGCGAGCGCGCGCTGGAGCGCTTTGCCGATCCGCAGGACCCGATCGAGATGGCGACGCTCGGATCGACCCGGATCGCCTCGACCTACTACCAGCCGAAGGTCGGCGCCGACGCCGCGGTGCTCAAGGGCATCATGAAGGCGCTGATCGAGATGGATGATGCGCGCCATGACGTGCTCGATCACGCCTTCATCGCCGAGCACACCAATGGGTACGAGGCGTTCGCCGCCGACCTGCGCGCGACGGCGTGGCCGTCGATCGAAACCGTCTCCGGCTTCAACCGCACCCAGCTCGGCGAGGTCGCCGCCGCCTATGCGAAATCCAACGCCACCATCATCACCTATGGCATGGGCATCACCCAGCACATGCGTGGCACCGACAATGTCCAGCAGATCGCAAACCTGCTGCTGTTGAAAGGCAATTACGGCAAGCCAGGCGCCGGCATCTGCCCGCTGCGCGGTCACTCCAACGTGCAGGGCAACCGCACCGTCGGCATCACCGAGAAGCCCAACATCCCGATGTTCGAAGGCATCGAGCGCACCTTCGGCTTCAAGCCGCCGCGCCATCACGGCCACGACGCGGTCGCGGCGATGGAGGCGATCGACGACGGGAAGTCAAAGGTGCTGATTTGTCTCGGCGGCAATTTTGCCATCGCGCTGCCCGATCCCGAGCGCTGCACCGCCGCCATGCGCAAGCTCGATCTCGCCGTGCATCTCGGCACCAAGCTGAACCGCTCGCATCTCCTGGTCGGCAAGCAATCGATCCTGTTGCCGGTGCTGGGACGCACCGAGCAGGATATCCAGGCGAGCGGGCCGCAGGTCGTCACCGTCGAGGATTCGATGTCGATGGTGCACGCCTCGCGCGGCAGGCTCAATCCGGCGTCCGAACATCTGCGTTCGGAATCGGCCATCGTGGCCGGCATGGCGATGGCGACCCTGCCGTCGAGCAAGGTGCCGTGGACCGAGCTGATCGCCGACTACGATCGCATCCGCGATGCCATCGAGGGCGTCTTCCCCGATTTCAAGGATTACAACACGCGGATCCGGACGCCCGGCGGCTTCCGGCTGCCGCTGCCGCCGACCGAGCGCAAATGGACCACCGCGTCCGGCAAGGCCGAATTCCTGATCTTCGACGGGCTCGAAGAGGACCCGGTGCTGGCGGACAGCACAGTGCTCAAGCTCGCCACCATCCGCAGCCACGATCAGTACAACACCACGATCTACGGGTTGGACGACCGCTACCGCGGCGTGTTCGGACGACGCGACGTGCTATTCACGAACGAGGCGGACCTCACCGCGCGCGGCCTGGCGCATGGCGATCTCGTCGAGATCGAGACCGCCTTGCCCTCGCCCGCACCGCGCCGTCTTACGCTCACCGCGATCGTCTACGACATCGCCCGCGGCTCGGTCGCCGCCTATTATCCCGAAGCCAATGGCCTGGTGCCACTCGACTATCAGGATAAGGAAAGCGGCACACCGTCGTACAAGTCGGTGCCGGTGCACATCCGAAAGGCGGCGCAGTAACCGCCACGGCCGCGTGACGGCGCGGACCGCTCAGGTCGAGACGGGTATCTCGATCGCCACCAGCGTGCCGCGACCGGGCTCGCTCTCCAGCGCGATCCGGCCGTTGAGTGACGAGACAACGGTGTTGAACGCGATGTGCAGGCCAAGGCCGATATTGCCTCGCTCTCGCCCGGTCGTGAAGAACGGATCGAACACGCGTGCCTGCAACGCCTCGGGGATGCCGACGCCCTGGTCGGCACAAGCGATCCGCGCCAGCGCCTGGTCCGGCTGGCTGACCGTCACGGTGAACCGCCCGCCTCCGCCATCGGGATAAGCATGCGCCGCCGCGTTGAACGCGAGACTGCTGATCACCTGGGCCAGCGCGCCGGGATAACTGTTGAGGATGATGCCCTGGGGGCATTCGACCTCGACGATCAATCCCTGACGGGACAGCAATGGCCCGAGCTTCGCGACCAGCTCGGACAACCAGCCGCCGAGCTCGAACGTATGCCGCTCCTCGTCGGCCTGATGGGTCGCGACCTGCTTGAAGCTGTGCACCATCTCGGAGGCCCGATGCAGGTTGTCCGAGGTCAGTCGAAGTCCCTGCTCGATCCGCGCAATGCCCTTGGTCAGATCCGATCGGCGGACGGCGGCGCTCTTCAGCGCCTCGTTCATCGCGCGAAGATCGGCTTCCATGGTCGTCGACGTGGTGAGCGCGAGGCCAAGCGGCGTGCTGACTTCATGCGCCACGCCGGCAACGAGTTGCCCGAGCGAGGCCAGCTTCTCGGCCTGCACGAGTTGCGATTGCGTCGCATGCAAATCGCGCAGCGAGGCTTCCGAGCGCTCCTTTTCCAGCCGCAAGGCCTGCGCGGTCCGAAACTGCTGGCGCGCGCGAAACTCACGGGCGGCGACGGCATAAAGCGACAGGGCATAAGCGTTGAGGACGAGGGAATGATTGATGAAGCGCAGCCCCGGCGGCAAAGCCGGGGCGAGCGATTCAGCGATGCACAGCGCAATCCATGCCGTGAGACAGAACACCGCCAGCGGACCGATCCGTAGCGGCAGCATGGTCGAGACGAACAGGATCACCATCATCACGCCAGGCGCCGCGTAGGTGAATCCCGAGGGCAAGACCAGATAGACGCTGGGCAGCACGCAACCCGGAATGACGCAATAGACCAGAAAGATCGTTTCGGCCCACGGCTTCATCGCCCGCATCCAGAGCAACGCGGTGAGCGGAAGCAGAACCAAGACTGCGGTTCCGCCGCGGATCGCCAGC
Coding sequences within:
- a CDS encoding IclR family transcriptional regulator encodes the protein MIRKGDDGASERPGTPTLQTVERAFTFLEHVAASSDPPTVQQVAQALRLNITTCYHLMRTLVARGYLTRLSNGTLVVGNSIGPLYRAYRSRLNETQELYEIVRQLAEKTSETAFFSAPDGDSVVLKILVEGSLQSLRVGGLFVGVTGNEHLRASSRAILPYLEPAHRDRIVKKCFRGFTEEGRARAAKGLSAAMDATRQRGWALDAEESQVDVTGVAVPIFDDRQNIYGALGIVVPTTRWKPAQRALVDAVSKAGDRAIELLTYAKIA
- a CDS encoding alpha/beta fold hydrolase → MSRTTGLRIRDTILWIDDTGESNLPAVLCLHSLWLDRTMFADLVAAARGRYRVICPDFRGQGLSAPSTDETVTMEACAEDIEALIAELGLPSVHVVAQSMGGDVALRVAAKRPDLVASLTMLGSSARGEPPEQLAWAESWMEASTRDGGFKGENLETLMAVMFGETSRNSASKRAVLDHWRARMEAGTLSLWPAIRGVLYRKSAVNLLPQIQAPTLVFSGTEDMPRPPEWADEVVAGLPNARLVRLEKIGHSPMLEAPDQVVPRILDFLASRQAA
- a CDS encoding DUF1349 domain-containing protein is translated as MNKAIFGRHDGVWLNEPEHWTADGDSLRIVTGNASDFWRETHYGFTRDSGHFLGFQTADAFTAELRVQGNFTALYDQAGIMVRVDAQHWVKAGIELSDGRAMLSSVLTHGQSDWTTAPYAHDAGDFRLRATVSNGVLRLQVSTDGKLWPLMRLAPFPKVKSYLVGPMACTPERAGLEVSFSAFQLTPPLGKDLHDLT
- a CDS encoding FdhF/YdeP family oxidoreductase, encoding MVQKRDVPGIRPYDAPAGGWGALKATAIAVRDQMELVEAPITLLRTNKPDGFDCPGCAWPDKEHTSTFQFCENGAKAVTWEATSKRVTPEFFAAHTVTELLGWSDFHLENEGRLTHPLAYDAASDTYQPIDWDDAFARIGETLRALPDPDMAEFYTSGRASNEAAFLFQIFAREYGSNNFPDCSNMCHEATSVGLPQSIGIGKGTVSLDDFDHCELIIAMGHNPGTNHPRMMGTLWEVSRRGVPIIVFNPLRERALERFADPQDPIEMATLGSTRIASTYYQPKVGADAAVLKGIMKALIEMDDARHDVLDHAFIAEHTNGYEAFAADLRATAWPSIETVSGFNRTQLGEVAAAYAKSNATIITYGMGITQHMRGTDNVQQIANLLLLKGNYGKPGAGICPLRGHSNVQGNRTVGITEKPNIPMFEGIERTFGFKPPRHHGHDAVAAMEAIDDGKSKVLICLGGNFAIALPDPERCTAAMRKLDLAVHLGTKLNRSHLLVGKQSILLPVLGRTEQDIQASGPQVVTVEDSMSMVHASRGRLNPASEHLRSESAIVAGMAMATLPSSKVPWTELIADYDRIRDAIEGVFPDFKDYNTRIRTPGGFRLPLPPTERKWTTASGKAEFLIFDGLEEDPVLADSTVLKLATIRSHDQYNTTIYGLDDRYRGVFGRRDVLFTNEADLTARGLAHGDLVEIETALPSPAPRRLTLTAIVYDIARGSVAAYYPEANGLVPLDYQDKESGTPSYKSVPVHIRKAAQ
- a CDS encoding sensor histidine kinase — its product is MLGLLTRLGLRFDDIVEERRFVDQYVRGNIGWTQVAMLLGAFTYAGYAFWDWVLYPEILPITLAIRGGTAVLVLLPLTALLWMRAMKPWAETIFLVYCVIPGCVLPSVYLVLPSGFTYAAPGVMMVILFVSTMLPLRIGPLAVFCLTAWIALCIAESLAPALPPGLRFINHSLVLNAYALSLYAVAAREFRARQQFRTAQALRLEKERSEASLRDLHATQSQLVQAEKLASLGQLVAGVAHEVSTPLGLALTTSTTMEADLRAMNEALKSAAVRRSDLTKGIARIEQGLRLTSDNLHRASEMVHSFKQVATHQADEERHTFELGGWLSELVAKLGPLLSRQGLIVEVECPQGIILNSYPGALAQVISSLAFNAAAHAYPDGGGGRFTVTVSQPDQALARIACADQGVGIPEALQARVFDPFFTTGRERGNIGLGLHIAFNTVVSSLNGRIALESEPGRGTLVAIEIPVST